The sequence GAAGGCTACGACAATCGTCTGCGACCGGGATTTGGAGGTAAGAGGCAAAGTCCTTCCTAGACTCTATGTGGCATACGTGCCCTTCTTCCCCCTTAGCGCCAGTCCAAGGCCCAGAGGCCTCAGGATAGCAGAGTGGGAAGTTGCAGGGCActggggttggggcggggggccATCCAGTCTGTGTCCCTCCCTCAATTCCTGACCTTATATGTGAGTCATTTGAACTCTCTAAGCCTCCACTTTCTCAACAGTGGCGGGGTGTATAAACAGTGCTTGTCTCATAGGGTGTGTGAATGTAAATGAGATTCTtcatataaaacacatttttaagtatttgttcCATTAAAGCTATCACGAAACATTAATTATTACTGTAGTTGTTAGACTACTAACCcagttttctttcattccttaaACTTTGCAATTTGGCAGGAATAAATTCAAAACAATGCAACTAATCTGAGTTTTTAAGAGCTGAAAAACCAAAGGACACTTGCTACTAGAATTACTTTAGGATGGGTTGTAGATTCTGGCTGAGAGAAGGGACTTTGTGAAACAGTCGTTCCGTTCAGTCCCCTTAACGTCATTGATGATAAATGTCCCTTTGGGCTAATTTCAGGTGCTGTCACTGAAGTCAAAACAGACATTTACGTGACAAGTTTTGGGCCCGTGTCAGACGTGGAGATGGTGAGTGAGCTGAGTGAGGAGAGTAATTTTGCTTAAAGGAGGAACGGACTGAGTCCCAGAATGAATGATAATGGACATTGTTAACAAACTTGGCTCTAGATCTAAAAGCAATATATGCGCTCATGCTGGGAAGGAATGGCCGTTAGAGCAGATTATTGGCCAAATATCCTTCACATTTCACTAAAGGCTCTGCttgaacatgaatctgaggagACTTTTAAGATGATGATACCCTCTCTTCTGCTCACATATCAAGTGCCGATTCTTCCTTACAAAGAGAAGATTCTCCCCCATCTTTATGAAGTTTTAGGAAATttatggaggaggaaaaaaaaacaacaaagatggAATGCCATGTAAGAGTATATTGAGAAGATCTATTAAACGTAAAACTTGGCTGTTTTGGCAGTGCACCATTCTCAGTACATGTTATTAGACCAGTAAAGGGAGTCCTTTGGAAAGACAACACAGTCCACCTTTGATGTTTGCAAATGGACCAGTAGGTGTTCTGGGAACTCTGTTCCAGGTACAGATGGCTGTAGGATTCGTAAGAGGGTATTTATAGTAAGTGGCAGGGAAAAACTGAACCAGTTTTTTAGAACAAAGTGTATCATGATATTCTTTCATGTTTCTCCGGGAGTGTGTCccccctaaaaataaaatataaatacgaaaactgaagaaaaacataACTCTTGGAAGTGGTGCATTAAATGTACTAGGGGGATGTAATTCTAGATTAACAGTTATTTGAgactttcattttctactttttgaGCTGAGAAtataagcagaaaaaaaggaatagaaatgtaaaaagagggaaaggagtaaaaaggggaagagaaaggaaaggagaaaagagtaaaaagaaaataacaaggaaGAGGGGCAGAGACCAAGGAGCACTTTACGAGATAAATGTCTTAAGAGTTGAGAGAAAAGAGTCAGCATTTCTTCAGAATCCTCAACAATTTAACtatcaatttttttcatttaagtatGACTCACACCAAGAATAAATACTCACAACTATATTCTACTGTAGCATTGAAATCTGGGGACACTTAGAACTTTATTTtatgtgtgtatcttttttaaGTGTATTTATACAAGAGGCTTGTTAAAGCCTGGATCAccattatatggatatactgtatgtcaaattatatttttaaaatataatcaccaCTTGCAGTAATAGGTCTCATAAAGGAACACATAAAGGATACAAAGCAATTCTTGGCAATATTTTGACATAATTATAAGTTGCTATTTATCATTGACTTTAGCAAAGGCCTTTATCATAATACTTAAGTTCttaatgttattttataaaagccacaaattaaaacataattttgattATGCATGCTTAAATGAGGCTCTGTTTGAGTAATCATGGTAATATTTGCTTTTATGTTCTCTGAgaactatataaaataattatgatgTGCAGACAAAGTATGCTTATCAAGTAAAGTTTCTCTATCCTTGGAACTGTACTAAGTGGCACTGTGTTGCTCAGATATATTTTTGAAGGTAAACAAGTTGCTAAGAGGAATGATATTACTAATTGATGGTAGGAAGGCCAAAACAAAACCTAGATtaaatcttatatttttattctaaattaaaTAAGGAGAAATCAGGAGGTCAGTAGATAGAGACATGGATTACTGatagaaaaaaggaagaatgttGAAGGTGAAGGTGGAGAAGGGAGGTTTATACAATATCAACACGATCGTCTATAATAGTATTACAATCTTACAGTGTGAAAAGTAATAATTCACTGGTTATAGTTCTCCTGATAGGCTATTGTCATAAAAAGttgctttatttcttaaattttagtaTTGAGTATGTAAGCTAGTGAATAAACTATTCTTAATGAACCATCTACCCAGCATGCGTGAATATCTTGCTTTCTCTTAGGAGTACACGATGGACGTTTTTTTCCGCCAGACTTGGACAGATGAGAGGTTGAAGTTTGGGGGGCCAACTGAGATTTTGAGTTTGAATAACCTGATGGTCAGTAAAATCTGGACACCTGACACTTTTTTCAGGAATGGCAAAAAATCAATTGCTCACAACATGACAACTCCTAATAAACTCTTCAGAATAATGCAGAATGGAACCATTCTATATACCATGAGGTGAGGCTTCCTCAGTTCTTTGTCCTCTGCTCAAAGGATTTGTCCATCATACTGACTCAGAACCATTTATTTCAATGTTCCTTAGGCTTACCATCAACGCTGACTGTCCTATGAAACTGGTCAACTTTCCTATGGATGGGCATGCTTGTCCACTCAAATTTGGCAGTTGTAAGTGACAAAATACTTCTGAGagttaaataatatattcaaaatacataatTATTTGGTTTTAGTCAGGCTGGAAAGCAAAAGAGAATTACTACTCTGATATTCTCTGTATAATTCTTGGAATTAACTTACTTAATCATGTCTGTCAATCTTATATATAGAGGTTTTGGTCACcaggattaaagaaaaatatatatatttttaaatttatgcttgtattttcttttcataatggACAAGATttgctttgaaagaaaaaaaacaaacacacaactaGCCAGATTTACtgcaatttgtttaaaaaattcagatgCTTACCCCAAAAGTGAAATCATATATACATGGAAAAAAGGACCACTTTACTCAGTGGAAGTCCCAGAAGAATCCTCAAGCCTTCTTCAGTATGATCTGATTGGACAAACAGTATCTAGTGAGACAATTAAATCTAACACAGGTAAGAATTTAACCAACATGTGAATAGAATCCTACAAGGTGACTCCAGTgtacattttcaaaatatctatttgtttttcctctgcatTAGCCATTCTCAGCAAAACTTGCAGTTTTAAAGTGATGAGTAGCTTTAAGATGGATTTTGCAACCATGTGCATATATAAAGATTTGTATAGCCTTGGAGTGAGTAGTTTTGTATGTATGCGACACAAAGAACTCCACAGAAAACAATGAGCTGGTGCCTTTATCATCTGCTGATTGACTAACTTTGTAATGCATTGAAAAATGTCTTTGGTATTTTCTTCCTATACCTCTTAATTTAAGGATCTGTAAGATTTATTTCTAACTGCACACTTTTAGCACATTGTCAACAGCAATAATACTGACATACCTGTCTTCCAACAGGTGAATACGTAATAATGACAGTTTATTTCCATTTGCAAAGGAAGATGGGCTACTTCATGATACAGATCTACACTCCTTGCATTATGACAGTCATTCTTTCCCAGGTGTCTTTCTGGATTAATAAGGAGTCTGTTCCAGCCAGAACTGTCTTTGGTACGCTTCATTCTCTGGGCTCCTCTTTCCATCATCCTCCAGCTCACACTGCTTGTGTATTTTAAGGGGAATATTCACACCAGTGAACTTTTTCAGTCCACAAAGGAAATAAACTCCTATCTCGTTCAGACGCATGTTTCATATGAAGTAACCTTCATCTTATCACAATTTGTGTGGTGAATCAACAAAAGATTTGTCTCAGCAAGAATTCCTGCTGGTTTCCTATGACTTTCACGTGCCCTATTTTGGAGAATTTATCTCAATTTGCTTTTTCATAgctagaaaaagtagaaaatttaaaatgacatgtaattcaatgaaaacaaaatttaatataTTGAACCCATGAATACACAAAATATATCTCCCTTTCATTAGGGAGGATCATaaaaaaatttgccattttttaggtcttcagttcagttcagttcagttcagttactcagttgtgtctaactctttgcgaccccatgaatcgcagttaAATATCACGTTTCCTATTGTTCAGCCTAAATATTTAGTTACATTTATGCTATATAGAATCACTAACAGTGTGatagaacaaaatgaaataagaaaaagagctGTAACAGAAAATATCTTTTGTAGCTAAACCCAATTTTTTCCTCAGCTTTCATGATTATAGGTTTAGTAGTTCATAGGGAAGACCTGAGTTTAATTGAAATCTCAGATGAATTTTGACCTTTTAATTTACCATACTAAAACATATCTCTTTCTGcaaattataaaagaatatatatatgatgcTAACCATCTTTGGATTATATAAATCCTCCAAGACAGAAAACCTCTGCAAGATGAGtgatgaaattattttctcatgattgaatattttatcttaaaaccaatctagaaattaaaatattgtgaaatctaattttatatttatcatttatataaaTACTTATTAATATGATGAAATTTTATATCAGCAATAAATATGATCAGAAGTTCAAGATTGTATTACTCATATACTAATAATttactattatattattattgttaaacTAAATCACttcaaaaaataactttttgagCAACTACAATGTATGCAAGGTATTGAAGGATACAAAAATATGAATGCCTATAATTgtgaacaattaaaaataaataacaaaaattacaTTTGTAACTGAAATCTTCTCCAACAAGTTCCCATTTGAGCCTGTTATTCGATTATAAATGCTAATGCTGCATTTCTTATTCTGTCTCATTTTAGGAATCACCACTGTTTTAACCATGACCACTTTAAGCATCAGTGCCCGGCACTCCTTGCCAAAAGTGTCTTATGCAACTGCCATGGATTGGTTCATAGCGGTTTGCTTTGCTTTCGTCTTCTCTGCTCTTATTGAGTTTGCTGCTGTCAACTACTTTACCAATcttcagacacaaaaggccaaaaGGAAGGCACAGATTGCAGCCTCACCCCCAGTGACAATAGCAAAAGCGACTGAACCCCTGGAAGCTGAGATTGTTTTGGTAATTGTTTACTTTTCTAATGTTACCCACACTGCATAGGAAAAGGCAGCCCAAATAGTTATTGCAAACAAGTAGACAGTCCCAAAGTAATATTAGTAATACAGTTATGTAACTTTGGTTCCAAGGTCAACTTCTCCAACCTCACAGGAAAAAGCCAAGCAACAATGCTTCATTTGTCTTTGCTCTAAACTTTTGGTATTCCTCTTTCATCATCCTTACTAGCACTGGCAGATTCCAAGCGCTCAGAGGAGACGAGAAAGTTCTCAGCCTTTAGGTGCTTCCTTTGAACGGGTTCCCATATACCAACCAGGGAGAATAACGTTCTCCCATATACCAaccagggagaaaaaaaacattCCTAATGAGGCTCCAGAGTCTGAAGGAAACCAACAGGGACTCCTATGAACAATTTTTGTTAGAAATCCGCTTGTTGCTTTAATCCAGAGGGGCAAGATGTGTATATTAGATTCTGTGAATGCTGAGTCATAAGCCAAGTTTTTGATTCACATGAAAACATTCTCATGTTCACATTcatgttatatgtatataatatgcatattttatacatattaatttttGCAAAGACTTAATCAGTGAAAAATACCTATAAAATTAAGTTTAGATTTGTGGTGACTAAATGCTGGTCCCCaaagcattttttaataaaaaataaatgatggcaTTAATAATTCAAGGGTCATAAATGTGCCCTCAAATTTCAATTATGTATATGAATAAATTCTCACAATTAAATTGCATGTACTTCTTAAAAAAGGATTGTAGAATTGATTGACAATTATACATTTTTACTTCAATACAAACTCTAAACTGTAGGTCTTGAAAAAAGAGCAAAATCAAGTAATGCAGACAATTTGAATTggaaatatgtttataattgtttaaTTCTCATGAATATTTCCAAATCACAAAACCAGTTAATCTTTGCTTAAATTTTACAGTAAGAATTATAACActatatgtgttttattttccaaCTACTGAGCTATTTATTGGCtttaaaagatgatttttatTGAAACTTTTCTCTTTGATTAAACTAAGAAACTTGTttgagaatttgcattttctcCAAAGGATAAGACCAGTCCATGATAAGTGGCAATTAATCATTTAAAGAGTTTTTCCTTAAATTAGACCTCATTAAAAAAGAGGTCTGCCATCCAATGATCCAGTCAAATtacacttgaaaataaaaaacagaggcTCGGAGAAGGGAAACATTAATCACTCAGAAAAACTAAGAATTGATTCCAGAAATCCTAATATTCACAACTATATGCCCTAACCTCCCAGCACTTTCTCAGAGACTGAACTATGAAAGAGTACATACCatggggtgaaaaaaaaaaaaaaaaaaaaccttttctgaATGTAGGTAAGGTGatttccaaaattatttatttaatgatgTTTGGgtagcagtagtggtaaagaaaccacctgccaatgcaggagactccagagatgtgggtttgatccctgggctgggaagatcccctggaggagcaagtggcaccccactcaagtattcttccttgggaaatcttatggacagaggagcctggcaggctacagtccatgaagtcgcgaagaattggacatgattgagcatgcacacacccccacacatgtGTTTTCAAAGgtcacaaaaatataaatttacaatATGTTAGTCTGAAGACCTAGTTCAAATgagttgaaaattatatttttcacaaAAGATAAATTTAAGTATTTTTGAGAATTTTGTTTGTGATTATGTTACAAAACCTTGTGATTATGTTACAACCTGTCTGTACTTATATAGACACATAATTATTATATTGCCCAAAggtcatatattaacatatatctaGAAAGGAAGAAGAACTGATATTTATCAAAAACCATTTAACTGTCTTATTTgacaaatacagtaaaaataaaaggagaaattcaagagaaaaagagaagaaaagtgattTTGAATATAGTCATTGATCTGATATCGAGACAAAAGGAAAGACCAACTTCCTtacttcaactttttaaaaatatggattacTGAGAAGGATATGATTTCAAATCCTTGGAGAAAGAGTTATCATTCCCTAcatctattattttaaaagtataatttattaATAAGATGGAATTTAAGATCTCAGGTCTTCATATAGACTATCTTCTAATAGTTCTAATATACTAACATATAATTAGCCTGTCCTTTGGAACTTGTATAAAAAAATTGGATTCAAATCATCTCAAAGTACTTTTTTCCTTGcaagttgacttttttttcctatgaaaaattatatttctaaaccTGGCTCCACTTATAATATTTCAAGGCAATGAAAAGGAGACTTTTGTTTCTGAAAGGCTAAatcaaagtataaaaataaaaaccaaaagtaACCAAACCTAACAATATAAACCTTGTAAGCATCAAGAAATAAATACAGATGATTGCATAGAAcatgtacattttatttctttatgtcaAAACTTGGCAATTGCCTTTTATAATATAGAGGAACAAACATAAATTACATATTTGGAATTTATATAGCACAATGGTATATTATGATTACAAggtcattttttctttcaaataccatgacatttaaaaatgccTATTCAGTTGTAATCAAAATAACATTATTGGGGTAAGTTGGACATTGAAATAGCAAACCAATATGGCAAAGTTGAAATGAGATTAAGTGCTTGGATATTTCATGTGATTCTAAATTGTATGTTTTAAAGTGCACATTGTTTTTCACAGGAAACTGGTTAGAATGAATGTGAAAACTTTATCActttgaatttgaccttgaaatTTATAATAATGATAAAGAAATTCAGACATTAGAAATCTAGTACTCATACCTGAAGAGACTAAATCTAAATCTTCAGAAGTGTTCTACAGATTAATaatctttctgtttttaaggCATTTGGAAGtggagactttatatttttagattttaagaaGAAATTGTCCAGTGCTTCTTTCCCGCTTATATGGTGTCTTTCCATATTGTTTTTTTATGGTATGCTATTCAGGCATTAGAAAGTACTCCTGTATTTATGTTTCAGAACTTATTATTTGTCTAGGGTGTACTTATTTTGTAGATAAGACTGAGTTTAGACTCTGATCTCTTCTGGAATGTTTTCctagtattctttttattttaaatatctaagtCCTCACCACCAAGTTCTTAAGAACGAATCCTCTGCACCACTACTCAACACATCCAATGTGACTTCTCTTTTTCATGCAAGGTGTGATGTTTTTCACAAATTATGTATAAGTTGACCAAAATTTAATTAGTTGAGAGAATAACTGTGTTTATACTGATTACATGGTTTATTTTTTTGTCACCTGACACcaatttattgagtacctatgtGTTAAAATGATTCATACCAGAAGCATTTGTTAAGTGCCTTTGCATGAAGACCTTCCGTAGAACATTGAGAACTGATTAGTAAGCAACATCGATAGAGCCTCTTCTGTGATGGAACTGCCCATCaagcaggaagagagggaaatCAAGGAGCCCTGACAATGCACTGTGATAAAGGTTGTGGTTATAGATGTATAGGAGGCTGAAGAAGGACCATGCAAGAGTATTCGCTCAGTCTAGAGGGGGTGATTCTGGAGGAAGTGGTGCCTATGTTGGGAACAGAAAGATGAGCCTGGCCCTGATCTAGAGACACTAAGTCAGTTATTAGCTACTTGGGCACAGAGAGGGAAGTAAGACATGTTGTCCTTTCTGTACTCTTTTCAAGGCTGAAACATCTGCTGGGCCATAACCATGTTGCCCTTCACCTGTGTAGAGAAATATGAAGCACAGATTTATCTCCCGTGTCCCTAACATTGCTGAGATTTCTTTGAGTACTATCATTACTCCAAAGAATTAGCAATTGAGTTAAGACCATCAGAGACTCTGAGCACCAGGAAGACCATGATGCCCCTTTCCTATAGTAGCACCATCATATGACTTATAGAGAGGGTGGGGTGGGTCAGATGAGAAGTGTAGGCAGTTAGCTCTTTCCCTATACCTTCCATCAAATCCCCATCCAGTATTCCTTCCAGGACCCTCCAAACATTTCAGTGTGGTATTCAGACATGTCTCTAGCACCACTGACCTACCCGATTGCTACCAATAAGCGGCTTCTCTGTAGATATTCTGGAATTGTCTCTGCTCCCAGAGTTTGTTTTCTCCATAATTAATAatactatcatttaaaaaattgtcaaatactaaatgttttcaaaaatatgttcTCTTGTTTTTGGTGCCCTGGTTAAAAGCAGATGCTTTGTTTGCCCTAGAGTAATGCAGCCCTGGTTGGAACATCTCCCCTAGGAGGTAACCCATTGCTCCCGCCTCTTTAATATGTTAGACTCAGTGAATATGGTATCAAAATTGCTCTTAGTGCTTCCCAAATGCCTTATCCCTATACCAAATAACTGACTGTCACAACGTCCAGTGTGACTCCAAGTACCTTTGCAATATGGCGTTACCTAAAACAAAGCCATGCTCTAAAAATACCAAAGGCAGGATGGCACTGAGCAGCAGGGGAGCCCTGGAAAAATTCAAAACCACAGGTGTTCCACTCAAAACAGTGACAGCCCCAAGCTGAGCCCTCATCTGGACTCTGACAAAAGCCTATTTTACCATCAGCTGAAGCTGCTGAGCTTACAATAGGGCAAGCAGAATCTGATGCAAACCTGTAGCTTGAATGGCTTGCAAAAttggctttcttttcatttcagaaaCTCAATGTGATTCTTCTAAATTTTAGATGTCCCGTCTCTATACTGCCGATTTCTCATTATCCAGGAACTGATTATCCAGCGTGTGGGTTATTCAGCTCTCTGGCATTTCCTTGAGAACCTTGTGTTCGTTGACTGCTAGaaacctcccaggtggcactagtggtaaaaaaaaacctgcccgccaatgcaggagacataagagatgtgggttcagcccctggatcaggaagatcccctggaggagggcatgacaacccactccagtgttcttgcctggagatccccatggacagagaagcctggcaggctacagtccatagggtcacaaagagctggacatgactgaagtgacttagcacagaaaACCCCTAGCCATCGTTATACAATGAGGCAGTGTAATTCTAAACCAGTGATGCTCAATGGTGGCTGTCCCCAGAGGACGTATGTCATGCTACAAGGACAGTTTTGGTTGTCAAAACTCTGAGGATGTGGGTGCTACAGGTATCATATGGATAGAGGACAAGGATGCTACTCAAGACCCCATGATGTACAGGACAGTCCCCACAACTAAGAAGTATCAATATATCAGTAACTTTGTGGCTGAGAAACAACTGTGCCCTAAACCCTAAAgctgatggaaaagaaaaacagtatttattaTGATTATGCTCttagcagtggtccccaacatttttggcaccaggaatcgatttcatggaagataatttttccatgaaCCGGGGCTGGGGGATGGTTTTGGAaagattcaagcacattacattcaatgtgcactttatttctaatctattgCTGCCTCTCATCTGACAGAGGTCCCGAAGCTCTCTGTGGCCCAGAGCTTGGGCACCCCTGCTTTTAGGCATCTaagagggattgaactcaggtgcTACCACTTATTACTTGTGTCAGCTTCCTGCTTATACCTTCATTAGCTCATctctaaaacaaaatattattacaTTAGAGATTCTAGGAATAAGCAGAATAATGCAGGCAGAGTGCCAGGTAGTGCTTGCAAATGGTAAGTGCTTAGATATGGTACCTATGTGCATgcctatgtgctaagttgcttcagttctgtccaactctttgtgaccctttggactgtaggcaagaatattggagtgagttgctatgccctcctccaggggatcttcctgatgcagggatcaaacccatgtctcttatatctcctacactggcaggcaagttctttaccactagtgccacctgggaagcatggtACTTAATATAGTGTAATATAAACAATATGCTAAAATACAAAACAATCATGAATATTTTGTTCCCTTCTCTTTGTCTGAAAACTCTTATAAATCTCAGGAAATGTTtagattttcattcatttattgatttagCATATGCTTATGAAGCATTCACTGTGTTCTATGCACTGGCTAGGTAGTTTGGAGTATTTACACATGAAAATAATATGCCCTCTACCATTAAGAGAGATTTCTACATTAAGGAGATTTCAAGTCAGGAAGGGGGATGAAGCACAACAGAAGTAATGTTTACAGGGAAGATATGCTAGCAAGAACTGTAACAGCTAAGTAGGCAGGAAGCATATGATAAAGAGACATTTTCTTTCTCGAGTTcttaaagagaggaaaaaaatccttACAGATGAAATGATTATTGTCTCTATCTTTAAAGATGGAAACTTTAAGCTTAGGGAGAATCTATGACTCCTTTGCCATGTGTAAAGTCATACAGCAGATAAGTAGTAAATGTGGAATTACAGACTAGGGCTTTCTGACTCTGTTGCCCTCTAACTCCTAAGCAACACTCCATAGAGACTACCTAGGGAAGCAGATGAGGAAAAGAAGGATCCTATCATAGGAGATGTTTAATTCCAAGCTAATGCTATTATGCATAAATTTTTCATGCATTAGGTCTCGAACGATCTTGCTTAACTCTGAACAAGGGCTATTTGGCAATTCTCATTAAGTCATTTGTGACACTGTGACATGCCAAGAGATTGACAAATAACTTCTCCCCACAtctccaaaagagagagagagataaaacaatacattatatatttatgcTGGACTATAATTTACACTTTTCCATTTCAATGAACTTGTTCATGCCTGCCCTCTTTCtcccttaaaaagaaagaaacataggtGACAGACAGACAATGCATGCTATTAAAAATCAAGACAGGTTTAGAAAGAAGATCTGCTCTAAAGCCTTGCCCTCTTTATTCTCCATTAAGATACTTAGAAAATTTCttagagtaaaatattttaatattctgtataTCTGGAAGGAGGAGAACTCTTTTTAAAGGATTAAACTGCgacacatttttctctttcaggtgAAGAACATTTTGATCACAtatataatagttgaaaattcaAATTAGAATTTGGGAAACATGATAGAAAGCTTTTGCCAACAATGCTATGCTTATCTTCTAAGACAGGCATGTTGAGACTGGAATACCACTACACTGGTCCTATCCTCACACTATCGGTGACCCTAGGCACAGTTGTCCTCAGTTGTCAGTTTTTTCAGTTGTTTAACAGTTTATTTGTAAATCAGACTAATACACAAGACAGCTGTGTACAATGCCAGATATTATACCCATATATCAATATCTAGATTGAAAATTGTATATTACAGATGTAGGcactgaaaaagaaacaataatcaATGAGGGCATTAGAAAAGAAAGGAGGCTCCAGTAAGAAAGTGAAGCTTAAAATTGACTTTGAGGAATGAATAGTGAGTGACAGTGGTTTATAAAGCAAAGAATCAAAGAAGGTTGCCACATATTTTTGATAGAAAATATCACTTATTTCCTATGCAAGATAGGTAGACTGGGCAATCTTCTATTCTAAACTCTCTTCTACCTCCAACACCTTTGATTTATTTACTTCTGTCCACCCGTGCCTAGCCCAATATCTGGTCAACAGATAACAGGTAAACATATTCTTTGCTTGAAATTCACCATGGTCAAGTCAAATCAGACTTTACAGTGATTTATCCTTGCTTTTGGTAAAGAAATAGGGTTTACTATGGCCCCCCAAAGCACAGTGGGCTTGAATTCTCTATGATGGCTATTACTATTTAGATGTTCAGCAACATCCATGAcaaatcaaaagcaaaattcaTGAGTAGAGGGAGAAGAGGTTCTCAGGGTTGTTGTTTTCCCAGAGTCCAAGTGTCACCACATCGGTGGGCT is a genomic window of Ovis canadensis isolate MfBH-ARS-UI-01 breed Bighorn chromosome 5, ARS-UI_OviCan_v2, whole genome shotgun sequence containing:
- the GABRA6 gene encoding gamma-aminobutyric acid receptor subunit alpha-6 translates to MVSPLPCLCIVLWVENALGKLEDEGNFYSKNISRILDNLLEGYDNRLRPGFGGAVTEVKTDIYVTSFGPVSDVEMEYTMDVFFRQTWTDERLKFGGPTEILSLNNLMVSKIWTPDTFFRNGKKSIAHNMTTPNKLFRIMQNGTILYTMRLTINADCPMKLVNFPMDGHACPLKFGSYAYPKSEIIYTWKKGPLYSVEVPEESSSLLQYDLIGQTVSSETIKSNTGEYVIMTVYFHLQRKMGYFMIQIYTPCIMTVILSQVSFWINKESVPARTVFGITTVLTMTTLSISARHSLPKVSYATAMDWFIAVCFAFVFSALIEFAAVNYFTNLQTQKAKRKAQIAASPPVTIAKATEPLEAEIVLHPDSKYHLKKRITSLTLPIVPSPEASKVLTRAPILQSTPVTPPPLSPTFGGTSKIDQYSRILFPVAFAGFNLVYWIVYLSKDTMEVSSSVE